One genomic segment of Macaca fascicularis isolate 582-1 chromosome 19, T2T-MFA8v1.1 includes these proteins:
- the BSG gene encoding basigin isoform X1 — protein MAATLFVLLGLALLGAHGAYGAAGTVSTSVENIGSKTLLTCSLNDSSTEVTGHRWLKGGAVLKEDTLPGQKTDFEVDSDDLGGEYSCVFLPEPTGRADIQLDALLSGAPRVKAVKSSEHVSEGETAVLACKSESLPPVTTWVWYKITDSGDQVIVNGSQGRFFVSSSQGRSELRIENLNMEADPGKYGCNGTSSEGTDQATVTLRVRSHLAALWPFLGIVAEVLVLVTIIFIYEKRRKPEDVLDGEPSALLPTRPALGWSGATPGQSLPAPPLTQSSEARSPGRGVDSTLKASVGWSVRSVPGQLRLSGQRDPRRRKRQQFTPQPHPTLPSPSSPSRGCKPVSSVVSQPLLFRPTSWQLRRAQGHGIRESWPLHDRAREPEVSRARLRQRLALLLLRLRVLGRGLCGPVVAALGKHWGTGVRPMRPWGQLTLGGGDSLPWGGGTARRGGHSSLWGTHRRWGGRVFPAPFGLRRCTRPGLMRCPEPPGGH, from the exons ATGGCGGCTACGCTGTTCGTGCTGCTGGGTTTGGCGCTGCTGGGCGCCCACGGAGCCTACGGGGCTG CCGGCACAGTCTCCACTTCCGTAGAAAACATTGGCTCGAAGACACTCCTCACCTGCTCCTTGAACGACAGCTCCACAGAGGTCACCGGGCACCGCTGGCTGAAAGGCGGCGCGGTGCTGAAGGAGGACACGCTGCCCGGCCAGAAAACGGACTTCGA GGTGGACTCCGACGACCTCGGGGGAGAGTACTCCTGCGTCTTCCTCCCCGAGCCCACGGGCAGGGCCGACATCCAGCTCGACG ccCTCCTGTCAGGTGCCCCCAGAGTGAAGGCTGTGAAGTCGTCAGAACACGTCAGCGAGGGGGAGACGGCCGTGCTGGCCTGCAAGTCAGAGTCCCTGCCCCCCGTCACCACCTGGGTCTGGTACAAGATAACTGACTCTGGGGACCAG GTCATCGTGAACGGCTCCCAGGGCAGGTTCTTCGTGAGTTCCTCGCAGGGCCGGTCGGAGCTACGCATCGAGAACCTGAACATGGAGGCCGACCCCGGCAAGTACGGGTGCAATGGCACCAGCTCCGAGGGCACCGACCAGGCCACGGTCACCCTCCGCGTGCGCAGCCACCTGGCCGCCCTTTGGCCCTTCCTGGGCATCGTGGCTGAGGTGCTGGTGCTGGTCACCATTATCTTCATCTATGAGAAGCGCCGGAAGCCCGAGGACGTCCTGGATGGTGAGCCGTCTGCCCTCCTGCCCACACGCCCCGCTCTTGGGTGGTCCGGGGCCACTCCTGGTCAGTCCCTGCCAGCCCCACCGCTGACCCAGAGCTCGGAAGCAAGGAGCCCCGGGCGGGGAGTTGATAGCACCCTGAAAGCCAGTGTGGGATGGAGCGTCCGGTCCGTCCCTGGGCAGCTGCGACTCAGTGGGCAGCGAGaccccaggaggaggaagaggcagcagTTCACCCCACAGCCTCACCCaacccttccctccccctcctccccctcacGTGGCTGCAAGCCAGTGTCCTCCGTGGTAAGCCAGCCCTTGCTGTTCCGCCCGACCTCGTGGCAGCTGCGAAGAGCCCAGGGCCATGGTATCAGGGAGTCCTGGCCTCTGCATGATCGGGCTCGGGAACCTGAGGTCAGCCGTGCTCGGCTCCGGCAGCGCCTGGCTCTTCTGCTCCTCAGGCTGCGTGTTCTGGGGCGAGGCCTGTGTGGGCCTGTCGTGGCGGCTCTTGGAAAGCACTGGGGGACAGGAGTGAGGCCCATGAGGCCGTGGGGACAGCTTACCTTGGGGGGGGGGGACAGCTTACCTTGGGGGGGGGGGACAGCTCGCCGTGGGGGGCACAGCTCTCTGTGGGGAACACACCGCAGATGGGGAGGGCGGGTTTTCCCCGCACCATTCGGCCTCAGAAGATGCACACGGCCGGGGCTGATGCGCTGCCCTGAGCCACCTGGAGGTCACTGA
- the BSG gene encoding basigin isoform X3 — translation MAATLFVLLGLALLGAHGAYGAAGFVQAPLSQQRWVGGSVELHCEAVGSPVPEIQWWFEGHGPNDTCSQLWDGARLDRVHIHATYHQHAASTISIDTLAEEDTGTYECRASNDPDRNHLTRAPRVKWVRAQAVVLVLEPGTVSTSVENIGSKTLLTCSLNDSSTEVTGHRWLKGGAVLKEDTLPGQKTDFEVDSDDLGGEYSCVFLPEPTGRADIQLDALLSGAPRVKAVKSSEHVSEGETAVLACKSESLPPVTTWVWYKITDSGDQVIVNGSQGRFFVSSSQGRSELRIENLNMEADPGKYGCNGTSSEGTDQATVTLRVRSHLAALWPFLGIVAEVLVLVTIIFIYEKRRKPEDVLDDDDAGSAPLKSTGQHLNDKGKKVRQRNSS, via the exons ATGGCGGCTACGCTGTTCGTGCTGCTGGGTTTGGCGCTGCTGGGCGCCCACGGAGCCTACGGGGCTG CCGGCTTCGTCCAGGCGCCGCTGTCCCAGCAGAGGTGGGTGGGGGGCAGTGTGGAGCTGCACTGCGAGGCCGTGGGCAGCCCGGTGCCCGAGATCCAGTGGTGGTTTGAAGGGCACGGTCCCAACGACACCTGCTCCCAGCTCTGGGACGGCGCCCGGCTGGACCGCGTCCACATCCACGCCACCTACCACCAGCACGCGGCCAGCACCATCTCCATCGACACGCTTGCAGAGGAGGACACGGGCACCTATGAGTGCCGGGCCAGCAACGACCCGGACCGCAACCACCTGACCCGGGCGCCCAGGGTCAAGTGGGTCCGCGCCCAGGCAGTCGTGCTAGTCCTGGAAC CCGGCACAGTCTCCACTTCCGTAGAAAACATTGGCTCGAAGACACTCCTCACCTGCTCCTTGAACGACAGCTCCACAGAGGTCACCGGGCACCGCTGGCTGAAAGGCGGCGCGGTGCTGAAGGAGGACACGCTGCCCGGCCAGAAAACGGACTTCGA GGTGGACTCCGACGACCTCGGGGGAGAGTACTCCTGCGTCTTCCTCCCCGAGCCCACGGGCAGGGCCGACATCCAGCTCGACG ccCTCCTGTCAGGTGCCCCCAGAGTGAAGGCTGTGAAGTCGTCAGAACACGTCAGCGAGGGGGAGACGGCCGTGCTGGCCTGCAAGTCAGAGTCCCTGCCCCCCGTCACCACCTGGGTCTGGTACAAGATAACTGACTCTGGGGACCAG GTCATCGTGAACGGCTCCCAGGGCAGGTTCTTCGTGAGTTCCTCGCAGGGCCGGTCGGAGCTACGCATCGAGAACCTGAACATGGAGGCCGACCCCGGCAAGTACGGGTGCAATGGCACCAGCTCCGAGGGCACCGACCAGGCCACGGTCACCCTCCGCGTGCGCAGCCACCTGGCCGCCCTTTGGCCCTTCCTGGGCATCGTGGCTGAGGTGCTGGTGCTGGTCACCATTATCTTCATCTATGAGAAGCGCCGGAAGCCCGAGGACGTCCTGGATG ATGACGACGCGGGCTCTGCTCCCCT GAAGAGCACCGGGCAGCACCTGAACGACAAAGGCAAGAAAGTCCGACAGAGGAACTCCTCCTAG
- the BSG gene encoding basigin isoform X2: MAATLFVLLGLALLGAHGAYGAAGTVSTSVENIGSKTLLTCSLNDSSTEVTGHRWLKGGAVLKEDTLPGQKTDFEVDSDDLGGEYSCVFLPEPTGRADIQLDALLSGAPRVKAVKSSEHVSEGETAVLACKSESLPPVTTWVWYKITDSGDQVIVNGSQGRFFVSSSQGRSELRIENLNMEADPGKYGCNGTSSEGTDQATVTLRVRSHLAALWPFLGIVAEVLVLVTIIFIYEKRRKPEDVLDDDDAGSAPLKSTGQHLNDKGKKVRQRNSS; the protein is encoded by the exons ATGGCGGCTACGCTGTTCGTGCTGCTGGGTTTGGCGCTGCTGGGCGCCCACGGAGCCTACGGGGCTG CCGGCACAGTCTCCACTTCCGTAGAAAACATTGGCTCGAAGACACTCCTCACCTGCTCCTTGAACGACAGCTCCACAGAGGTCACCGGGCACCGCTGGCTGAAAGGCGGCGCGGTGCTGAAGGAGGACACGCTGCCCGGCCAGAAAACGGACTTCGA GGTGGACTCCGACGACCTCGGGGGAGAGTACTCCTGCGTCTTCCTCCCCGAGCCCACGGGCAGGGCCGACATCCAGCTCGACG ccCTCCTGTCAGGTGCCCCCAGAGTGAAGGCTGTGAAGTCGTCAGAACACGTCAGCGAGGGGGAGACGGCCGTGCTGGCCTGCAAGTCAGAGTCCCTGCCCCCCGTCACCACCTGGGTCTGGTACAAGATAACTGACTCTGGGGACCAG GTCATCGTGAACGGCTCCCAGGGCAGGTTCTTCGTGAGTTCCTCGCAGGGCCGGTCGGAGCTACGCATCGAGAACCTGAACATGGAGGCCGACCCCGGCAAGTACGGGTGCAATGGCACCAGCTCCGAGGGCACCGACCAGGCCACGGTCACCCTCCGCGTGCGCAGCCACCTGGCCGCCCTTTGGCCCTTCCTGGGCATCGTGGCTGAGGTGCTGGTGCTGGTCACCATTATCTTCATCTATGAGAAGCGCCGGAAGCCCGAGGACGTCCTGGATG ATGACGACGCGGGCTCTGCTCCCCT GAAGAGCACCGGGCAGCACCTGAACGACAAAGGCAAGAAAGTCCGACAGAGGAACTCCTCCTAG